In one Misgurnus anguillicaudatus chromosome 1, ASM2758022v2, whole genome shotgun sequence genomic region, the following are encoded:
- the LOC129431949 gene encoding histone H2B-like: protein MPEPAKPAPKKGSKKAVTKSAAKSGKKRKRSRKESYAIYVYKVLKQVHPDTGISSKAMGIMNSFVNDIFERIAGESSRLAHYNKRSTITSREIQTAVRLLLPGELAKHAVSEGTKAVTKYTSSK from the coding sequence ATGCCTGAACCAGCAAAGCCCGCGCCCAAGAAGGGCTCAAAGAAAGCCGTCACTAAGAGCGCCGCCAAGAGTGGAAAGAAGCGCAAGAGGTCCAGGAAGGAGAGCTACGCCATCTACGTGTACAAAGTCCTGAAGCAGGTTCATCCCGACACCGGCATTTCTTCAAAGGCGATGGGCATCATGAACTCTTTCGTCAACGACATCTTTGAGCGCATCGCCGGTGAGTCTTCTCGTCTCGCTCACTACAACAAGCGCTCCACCATCACCTCGAGAGAGATCCAGACCGCCGTGCGTCTCCTGCTGCCCGGTGAACTCGCCAAACACGCCGTGTCTGAGGGAACAAAGGCCGTCACTAAATACACGAGCTCCAAGTAA
- the LOC141364314 gene encoding histone H4, translating to MSGRGKGGKGLGKGGAKRHRKVLRDNIQGITKPAIRRLARRGGVKRISGLIYEETRGVLKVFLENVIRDAVTYTEHAKRKTVTAMDVVYALKRQGRTLYGFGG from the coding sequence ATGTCTGGAAGAGGCAAAGGTGGTAAAGGACTCGGAAAAGGAGGCGCTAAGCGTCATCGTAAGGTTCTCCGTGATAACATTCAGGGTATCACCAAGCCCGCCATCCGTCGTCTCGCTCGCCGTGGTGGTGTCAAGCGTATCTCCGGTCTTATCTACGAGGAGACCCGCGGTGTGTTAAAGGTGTTTCTGGAGAATGTTATCCGTGACGCCGTCACCTACACCGAGCACGCCAAGAGAAAGACCGTCACCGCTATGGATGTCGTGTACGCGCTGAAGAGACAGGGACGCACACTGTACGGTTTCGGAGGTTAA